The window TATTTTCAATTTGTAAGTTTTCTTTCACAATATGGGTATACATCTTTTTGCGACGGAGATAACGAACAGACAGCAAGGCGACTAATAGAAAGGATGATAAAAAGACAAAATAAGAATAATGATTTTCTAAGCCATCTAACTGCTGAATTACAAAAGGTAGGCAAATGAATGTAAAGAGGTAAAGGGCAATGATACTTAAATGATCCTGTAAAAATAGTTTCATGTATGGTTCTCCGATAATTGGTAGCCTATACCACGAATTGTGATAATTTCTAAGGAAGATTGTATTGCTTCTAATTTTTTTCGAAGTCTTACAATATTGACCGTTAGTGTATTTTCCTCGACAAATGTTTCATCATCCCAAATGGCAGTTAGTAACTGCTGTCTTGTTACGACATTTGGATACGCTTCAAATAACAATGTACAAAGTCGAAGTTCCTTTACTGTTAAGAGCTCCTCTTGTTCGCGTGTGCTTAGTCTGACCGTGTCTATGTTTAATATTGTATTACCTAATTTCAATATCCGAGCTGAATCGGCTGCATATTCACCGTATATCCGACGAATTTGTCCATTTATTTTTGCCAGAACCACCTCGAATGAAAAGGGCTTCGTAACAAAATCATCTGCACCATTTTCAAGCCCATAAACTTGATCTGCATCACTCATGCGAGCAGATATAATCATAATTGGTCGATTCGAGACTTGTCTTATTTTGCGCGACCAATAATAGCCATCAAAGGCGGGGAGATTAATATCCATTAAAACAAGGTGGGGGTCGAATTCTTGAAAATGGTCGAGTACTCTTTCAAAGTCATGAATAATTAGACATTGATAACTATATTTTTCTAATTGCTTTTTTAATGTTTGAGCGATATCCATGTCATCTTCAACGATTAATATTTTATACATTATGCCTCTCCTGTCTTATCTACTATCTTTCACTTCAAATGATACCATAATAAACTTTTTAGAAATGTATTTAATGTGAAGTGAATTCCATCTAGATATTTCAAAGAGTCAAATTTACGTATCTTATTATAAAAGGTTACATGCAGGTGGGGAATTTAGTTAAAATAGATAAAAACTAGAAGGGGCTTGCGTATGGAAACAGAATGGTTAAGGACCTACATCGTGGCAGCAAAAACAAATTGGAATATGGTTGGAAGGAAAGTGGCAAGTAATATATACAAAAAAAGGTGTAGAAACGATTTCTACACCTTTTTTCCTTCAGAGACTTATTAAATAGATGATTGAAGTTTCGTATAAATCTGTTTTTCATTAATAGAGCGATTCTTTTCTTTGAAAGCTTCATTATGTGAAGAAACCATTGCATAACGCGATGCTGTTGGTTCTAAGTATGTTTTTATCGAGTTGACGGCATTTGCTGCGTCTTGGAAAGTTCCTAATAGAAGATTAATTTTTCCTTCAAAAGATAAAATGTCACCGGCTGCGAAAATACCTGGTTGTACAGTTTCTCCAGTCGATTTTCCTTCAAAATAATAATTGTCTTTCTTTGGAACCGTAATGGATGGTTCAAATTCTAATGAAGACTCACAGTTATATCCGTGACTGACGATGACCTCGTCGATATCGCGAGTATAACATTCTTTTGTTTTTGAATTCTCACATGTTACAAATTGAATGGCTGTTTTATCAGCATTTGAAGTCAGCTTTGTAATAGATGTATTACATTCGATTGTTACGCCAGCATCCATCGCTTCTTTTATATTTGCTTCATGGGCAGAAAGTGTTTCATTGCGATAAACAACCGTTACACTTTGTGCAATTGCGGATAGCTCCACTGCCCAGTCAATTGCTGCATTCCCACCACCAGAAATGATGATATTTTTGCCTAAAAAACGTTTTAATGACTGTACCGTGTAATGCAGATTCGTCATTTCATACTTCTCTGCACCTTCTAAAGTCAGCTTTTGAGGGTTTATAATACCACCGCCAACTGCTAAAAGGATTGTTTTAGAATAATGAATATCTCCTTGTTCTGTATGTAAAGCAAAAATATCATTTTCACGATTGATAAAATCTACTTTTGTTCCCGTTAAAATGGTTGGATCAAAGGTTTTTGCTTGAGCAATTAATTGTTTTGCAAATTGCTCGCCTGATACTGGGGGATGGCCACCAATATCCCAAATCAACTTTTCAGGATAAAGTAAAACCTTACCACCAAGTGATTCTTGACTTTCAATTAGCTTTGTTTTCAAGCCTCGTAAACCACTATAAAAAGCGCTATATAGTCCAGCAGGCCCACCACCAATAATTGTTACATCGTAAACATCTTGCATTTTTTACCCTCACCTTTAAAAAAATAATAAAAATATATTGACAAATACTTATATGATAACTAGACTAACTTTAGTGATAATGATTATCAACACTGTTTGGTGGGGTTATCATAACATGGATACATGTAAAAAGAAAGTGAGGATACATTTTGCGTTTACAAATTGAATCGATTCGTGTTGGTTACGACGATAAAACCATTGTGCACGATTTATCGCTACAAATTCCTGATGGGAAAATCACGACAATTATTGGCTCGAACGGCTGTGGGAAATCCACATTGTTAAAAGCGATTACGAGAATTTTGAAGCATGAGCGCGGACAGGTTATTTTGGATGGACAAAATATTTCAGAGTTAAAAACAAAGGAATTAGCAAAAGAATTAGCAATTCTGCCACAAAGTCCGGAAAGTGCACATGGTTTATCTGTGGAAGAACTCGTATCCTATGGTCGATTTCCATATCAAAAGGGCTTTGGCAATTTATCACAAAAGGATAAGGACGTCATTGACTGGGCTTTACATGTAACAAAAACGGATACGTATCGGTCGCAAACAGTCGATGCATTATCAGGTGGACAGCGTCAGAGAGTGTGGATTGCTATGGCATTAGCGCAGGAAACTGACATTATCTTTTTAGATGAGCCGACGACTTATTTGGATATGGCGCATCAATTAGAAGTATTAGAATTACTGCGTGAGCTCAATATAAAGGAAGGGCGTACAATTGTCATGGTGCTCCATGATTTAAATCAGGCAGCACGATTCTCAGATTACATTGTGGCACTTTCAAAAGGGCACCTTGTGAAATTTGGTACCGCTGAGGAAGTGATTGTGCCAGAAGTTTTACAGGAAGTATTTAATATTGATGCAGTGATCGGTAAGGATCCACGAACAAACAAGCCGATGTGCATTACATATAACTTATTACAAACAAATTAAAGGGGATACTCAAAATGAAAAAATGGCTTTTACCAATGTTTATGATGGTC is drawn from Solibacillus sp. R5-41 and contains these coding sequences:
- a CDS encoding response regulator transcription factor; the encoded protein is MYKILIVEDDMDIAQTLKKQLEKYSYQCLIIHDFERVLDHFQEFDPHLVLMDINLPAFDGYYWSRKIRQVSNRPIMIISARMSDADQVYGLENGADDFVTKPFSFEVVLAKINGQIRRIYGEYAADSARILKLGNTILNIDTVRLSTREQEELLTVKELRLCTLLFEAYPNVVTRQQLLTAIWDDETFVEENTLTVNIVRLRKKLEAIQSSLEIITIRGIGYQLSENHT
- a CDS encoding NAD(P)/FAD-dependent oxidoreductase; this translates as MQDVYDVTIIGGGPAGLYSAFYSGLRGLKTKLIESQESLGGKVLLYPEKLIWDIGGHPPVSGEQFAKQLIAQAKTFDPTILTGTKVDFINRENDIFALHTEQGDIHYSKTILLAVGGGIINPQKLTLEGAEKYEMTNLHYTVQSLKRFLGKNIIISGGGNAAIDWAVELSAIAQSVTVVYRNETLSAHEANIKEAMDAGVTIECNTSITKLTSNADKTAIQFVTCENSKTKECYTRDIDEVIVSHGYNCESSLEFEPSITVPKKDNYYFEGKSTGETVQPGIFAAGDILSFEGKINLLLGTFQDAANAVNSIKTYLEPTASRYAMVSSHNEAFKEKNRSINEKQIYTKLQSSI
- a CDS encoding ABC transporter ATP-binding protein, which translates into the protein MLRLQIESIRVGYDDKTIVHDLSLQIPDGKITTIIGSNGCGKSTLLKAITRILKHERGQVILDGQNISELKTKELAKELAILPQSPESAHGLSVEELVSYGRFPYQKGFGNLSQKDKDVIDWALHVTKTDTYRSQTVDALSGGQRQRVWIAMALAQETDIIFLDEPTTYLDMAHQLEVLELLRELNIKEGRTIVMVLHDLNQAARFSDYIVALSKGHLVKFGTAEEVIVPEVLQEVFNIDAVIGKDPRTNKPMCITYNLLQTN